A DNA window from Mus musculus strain NOD/MrkTac chromosome 1 genomic contig, GRCm38.p6 alternate locus group NOD/MrkTac MMCHR1_NOD_IDD5_1 contains the following coding sequences:
- the Cd28 gene encoding T-cell-specific surface glycoprotein CD28 precursor — protein MTLRLLFLALNFFSVQVTENKILVKQSPLLVVDSNEVSLSCRYSYNLLAKEFRASLYKGVNSDVEVCVGNGNFTYQPQFRSNAEFNCDGDFDNETVTFRLWNLHVNHTDIYFCKIEFMYPPPYLDNERSNGTIIHIKEKHLCHTQSSPKLFWALVVVAGVLFCYGLLVTVALCVIWTNSRRNRLLQSDYMNMTPRRPGLTRKPYQPYAPARDFAAYRP, from the exons aaaacaaGATTTTGGTAAAGCAGTCGCCCCTGCTTGTGGTAGATAGCAACGAGGTCAGCCTCAGCTGCAGGTATTCCTACAACCTTCTCGCAAAGGAATTCCGGGCATCCCTGTACAAGGGCGTGAACAGCGACGTGGAAGTCTGTGTCGGGAATGGGAATTTTACCTATCAGCCCCAGTTTCGCTCGAATGCCGAGTTCAACTGCGACGGGGATTTCGACAACGAAACAGTGACGTTCCGTCTCTGGAATCTGCACGTCAATCACACAGATATTTACTTCTGCAAAATTGAGTTCATGTACCCTCCGCCTTACCTAGACAACGAGAGGAGCAATGGAACTATTATTCACATAAAAG AGAAACATCTTTGTCATACTCAGTCATCTCCTAAGCTGTTTTGGGCACTGGTCGTGGTTGCTGGAGTCCTGTTTTGTTATGGCTTGCTAGTGACAGTGGCTCTTTGTGTTATCTGG ACAAATAGTAGAAGGAACAGACTCCTTCAAAGTGACTACATGAACATGACTCCCCGGAGGCCTGGGCTCACTCGAAAGCCTTACCAGCCCTACGCCCCTGCCAGAGACTTTGCAGCGTACCGCCCCTGA